DNA sequence from the Peptoniphilus sp. GNH genome:
TTAGAGATTGGAGCAAACCATCTGTATGTCCTCTAAGAAAATTATATAAAAAAAACAAAACAAACACCAGCCACAGAGCTGGTATTTTTATGCCAAAAATAAACCCGAAAAAACACGAGAACAAAAACCCCACACCCAAAACCCAAACCAAACACCAACCCTAAAAAACGCTAGAAAAAAAACACAAACACAAAAACCCAAACCAAACACCAACCCTCAAAAAATCTCACACCCAACAACAACACAAAAACCCCCACAAGCAAACCAACCCTCAAAAAATCTCACCCTCAACAACAACACAAAAACAAAACCCAAACACCAACCCGAAAAAACTCTAGAACAAAAAACAGAAACACAAAAAAAATAGCCAGACCCACAAAACTCCAGCTATTTCACAAAAAATATTTAATTTTATTCAAAATTTTCCCTTTCTAAGATCATAAGCCTTAGCTTAAAATCAGTTGCAATAGGCAATCTCCAAAACTTAAAAATACACACCCAAGTTTTATAAATTAAAATTGCCTAAAATATCATGCTCTAAGAGCTTTTAATTTTGTTTTAAAAAGTCTCCAGCCTTCCCACTTGTCATAGGATAGAGAAAAGGGGCACATCTTGCGAGAAGCGTCAAAATGCCTTACAACATGGTCTAGGTCTATCTTGTGCTTGTCCATTAGATAGGATGTGAGCCTTAAAGTGGTCTCGAAGGTCTTGGAAAAGTCTGCTCCCTTGTTGACACACATTTCTACTCCGATAGAGTTGCGATTTAAAATGCCGAACCTGCCCCGACCGTCGCCGACGTGCCAGGCTGAATTTGCGTCTTCGATTATTTGGATGATGCCATTTTCGTCTACAAAATAGTGGGCTGATGCACCTCTTTTTGAAGAGAAAAATCGAAAGTGATTATAGGCTGTGGCAGTTCTATTCACATTTGCGGTGTCATGGATGACAATGTAGCTTATGGGTGAGCCTTGACGGGATGAGTAGTTGCACTTCACGAGCAGTTTTTGAATTTTCATATTAGATCCTCCTTTTCAAAATAGTTTCTCAAGGCCTTTATGGCGCTTGATTTTAGATTTCTTACTGTGTTTGGACTGATGGCTAGGGCATCTCCTATTGCCTTTATGGACATTTGTTTGTAATAGAAGAAAAATATGATTTGCCTTTGCCTTTTGGTCAGCTTTTTTAGAACGAAGTTCAAGAAATTGTCGTCAAAATTTCTAAAAAAATCGCCTTCGAGGTCTATCCCCGAGTCCAAGATTTCGTGCAGGTCGCCTTCGTCTCTTTTCTCGTCTAGGCTGATGGAGGGCCTGTTCTCTAGATATTTGCGAGTTTTTAAAAAATAAAAGCGCAAATAGGATGCCACATAGGCATCTAGGCTTATCCCTCTTTCTTTTTTGTAAGTGTCTAGGCAGTTTAAGGCGACTATGCAACCGTCTTGGAATAGGTCATCGAAGTCTTCAGGAAAGTAGCAATACTTTCTGATAGATGCCTTGATAAGTCCTTGAAAGTGCTGCAAAAACTCTTGACGAGAAAGTGCAAACAAGCTGTCATCACTTGACCTGACATGATTTGCTATGTCTTTGGAATCAGCTAATGAGTCTGCACTTTTAGCAGAGAAACAAGCGGTATCTTCTCTTGTCATATAATCACCTTCTTTCTTGCTAAGTGTGTTTACTTGCACTTATAATTATAAATATTGCACGTATGAAGTCAAGGGCAATTTAAAAAAAGTTATAGTACATTTTTGCTTATCCGAGTATATATAAACAGGAGGTGAAAATGATGAGCAGAAAGATAAGAATCGGTCTTGAAGATGGAAAAAATGGTTCTGGCGATGTCAAATACAAATATAAGACTTTCGCTAAAATCAACGACAAATTGGGAAACGAAGATTGCGTTCTTGCTGCCAAGGCATTTGGAAATTGCTTTGATGGCAAGGTTTCGAAGGCTTTCAGGATTGATGAAGAAGAAATCACACTTGGCTAAGGGATGCCAAGAGGGGAAGAGGTCGCATTTAGCTAAGGTATGCTAAGAGAGAAGAAAGGAGAAAGATATGAGAACTAGTCTGAGATTGGTACTTGGAACAAAGTCTGGCAAGAAGGTAAACTACTCCATGCTTGGAGTGAAGGAAAACTTGCAAAAAGAAGATTTGACAGATCTTGAAAATTTGATAAATAACAAGGGCTTGTTAAGTCTTGAGGACGAATTTAAGGCGATAGAAAAAAGAATACTAATCCAAGTTACTGAAAAAGAGCTTTGATGCTCTATAAGAGGCGAATTTCGCCCTACATAAGGAGGTGGATTATATGGACGAATTATTAGCAAGCATAGCCAACATAGGCTTTCCAATTGCGGTGGCTGCCTATCTTTTGGTTCGCATAGAGCAAAAGCTGGACAACTTGAGCATGAGTATAAAAGATTTGACTAATGT
Encoded proteins:
- a CDS encoding N-acetylmuramoyl-L-alanine amidase; amino-acid sequence: MKIQKLLVKCNYSSRQGSPISYIVIHDTANVNRTATAYNHFRFFSSKRGASAHYFVDENGIIQIIEDANSAWHVGDGRGRFGILNRNSIGVEMCVNKGADFSKTFETTLRLTSYLMDKHKIDLDHVVRHFDASRKMCPFSLSYDKWEGWRLFKTKLKALRA
- a CDS encoding sigma-70 family RNA polymerase sigma factor, which produces MTREDTACFSAKSADSLADSKDIANHVRSSDDSLFALSRQEFLQHFQGLIKASIRKYCYFPEDFDDLFQDGCIVALNCLDTYKKERGISLDAYVASYLRFYFLKTRKYLENRPSISLDEKRDEGDLHEILDSGIDLEGDFFRNFDDNFLNFVLKKLTKRQRQIIFFFYYKQMSIKAIGDALAISPNTVRNLKSSAIKALRNYFEKEDLI
- a CDS encoding YvrJ family protein; protein product: MDELLASIANIGFPIAVAAYLLVRIEQKLDNLSMSIKDLTNVLGKMEVK